The following nucleotide sequence is from Acidobacteriota bacterium.
GCGCTCTTTGACCGCGCGGGCGAGGTCGAAGTTGCTGTGGGTATTCCAGCAGTAGCAGCTCAGCCCCAGGACGTCGATGGGCACGTCCTCGTAGGGGGCCAGCATGGCGGAGGTGGACTGCTTGATGACGATGGGATCGAGCCAGGAGTAATTCTCCTGCAGGACCGGAATCTGCTCGCAATAGGACTTGAGGATGCCCCAGATGGTGGGCAGGTAGACCAGGCTGCTGACTCGGCCGGGGGTGCTGATGAGGATGTTCTTCATCGGATCTCTAACCAGGCTCCTTCCATGCCAGGAGCCGGTAGCAGAGCAATTCCATTCTGCCGACTTTGGGCCAGCCCGGATGGGGGATGGGGCCGTTGCGGGAGGTCAGGCGCTGGGCCGGATCGGTGGCAGCCTCGGTGATCTCGAAGCCCTGCTCCGACAGGATCCGCTTGTAGCCTTCCAGGTCCGTCTCGTATTCGAAACCCGGCAGGTCGAAGGTCATGGCGAGGAATCCGCCGGGAGCGACGGCGCCGCAGAGATTCTCTAGCGCCCGCGGCTGGCGCTCCCGCGGCACGTGCTCGAGCACCGACAGACAGCAGAGGAAGTCCACCGGACCGGGGACGTGCTCGGCGAAGTCCGTCTGCCGGTATTCGACGTTGGCCATGCGGACCCGCTCGAAGAGAGGGTTGTTGGGCATGAGATCAAGGGCGAGGACGCGCCGGAAGCCCATCTCGCCGAGGATGAAGCTGCTGGGATGTTTGCGGCCGCAGCCGGCGTCGAGAGCGACTTTGCTCTCGAGATTGAGGGTGCCGCGGTCGGCGAAGCAGTCTCGAACCACGTCCTGGAGCCAGCGGTACTCGTAGATCCGAGACCACCACTCCAGCTGATGGAAGTCCCACAGCTCTTCGCCACCGTCGCCGACGGCGCGGAATTTGGCCATCACGGGATCGTCGAGAACCACATAGCGGCTGTGGACCGA
It contains:
- a CDS encoding class I SAM-dependent methyltransferase, translating into MKTSESLEIGWGPSPPSVHSRYVVLDDPVMAKFRAVGDGGEELWDFHQLEWWSRIYEYRWLQDVVRDCFADRGTLNLESKVALDAGCGRKHPSSFILGEMGFRRVLALDLMPNNPLFERVRMANVEYRQTDFAEHVPGPVDFLCCLSVLEHVPRERQPRALENLCGAVAPGGFLAMTFDLPGFEYETDLEGYKRILSEQGFEITEAATDPAQRLTSRNGPIPHPGWPKVGRMELLCYRLLAWKEPG